One window from the genome of Pyrus communis chromosome 16, drPyrComm1.1, whole genome shotgun sequence encodes:
- the LOC137720569 gene encoding zinc finger CCCH domain-containing protein 38-like isoform X3, which translates to MCRGRSRSRSRSRSKSQSWSRSPDRGYRRESLFLDRNRGRPGISAPLCKDFMTGRCRRGSDCQFLHEGNSNYDDSWESRHRKRDASRYSTPPDTKYYPLKSERYSVYCSDFAKGKCQRGSTCKFDHHRASDGFSKGSTNENTRERENERRNRDTSTERGAERVPHRSSDIPCKFFAAGNCRNKKNCRFSHHIQARASPERKSQDGRWGPGHSLNDAGPAWSGPKWSDTGTLSDAAMLTVDNRNIGVPEVRSSAWSVDDNRWGCDQNNENKNCADRSVSHEAVERNEKDANLWNEDSVGAHVDLPKLRDTEKWLGDMSPDWNYTVQSSNHVGKQEHSRITRGSEPSTQVHGAASIIEPMVAERSDFLQNKDVRVDGVISVPYDNRTAIEEPCSFRNNLNVTANIMARQSFDHSGQSSSAFPFSGLSTIGQSKNLIPCGGVVKSPQDTLSPESKSVTKLDIGDAKTSLVDGIPQVPNLVGGKELTELTNLSASLAQLLGNQQQLPQIYAALNSHNAPLLPKSEGSTEQLLAAAIQRDPMVVSHKPYDPMCDSIEHRISNNQMCLLPNSAGNTSIDGKVENLSNVVSPSSLPSGANVNNYQQTNNPLEEPTLKDHQLSQHGAKSEVVKGNGALGAEESKSAQEENNSPENGPMEVTGGKKLKEVKGSRAFRFALVENVKELLKPSWKEGQVSKDAYKTIVKKVVDKVTSTMQGANIPQTQEKIDHYLSFSKPKLTKLVQAYVEKMQKG; encoded by the exons ATGTGCAGAGGTAGGAGTAGAAGTAGAAGCAGGAGCAGGAGTAAGAGCCAGAGCTGGAGTAGGAGCCCTGATCGTGGTTATAGGCGGGAATCACTTTTCCTTGACAGAAATAGAGGCAGGCCAGGAATTTCAGCTCCATTGTGCAAAGATTTTATGACTGGGAGATGCAGGAGGGGTAGTGATTGCCAATTTCTTCATGAGGGTAATTCCAATTATGATGATAGCTGGGAAAGTCGACACAGGAAACGTGATGCTTCGAGATACTCTACCCCTCCTGATACCAAGTACTACCCATTAAAAAGTGAAAGATATTCTGTGTATTGTAGTGATTTTGCAAAAGGGAAGTGCCAGAGGGGGTCAACTTGCAAGTTCGATCACCATCGTGCTTCTGATGGATTCAGTAAAGGTTCTACAAATGAGAATACTAGAGAAAGGGAAAATGAAAGAAGGAACAGAGATACTTCTACAGAGCGAGGTGCCGAGCGTGTACCGCACAGGAGTAGTGATATTCCTTGCAAATTTTTTGCTGCTGGAAATTGTCGTAATAAAAAGAATTGTCGGTTTTCTCATCATATTCAAGCTCGTGCAAGTCCTGAAAGAAAGTCACAGGATGGCAGGTGGGGCCCAGGTCACAGTTTAAACGATGCAGGCCCAGCATGGAGTGGTCCAAAATGGAGTGATACTGGGACTCTGTCAGATGCCGCAATGTTGACTGTAGATAACAGAAATATTGGTGTTCCAGAGGTAAGGTCTAGTGCTTGGTCTGTAGATGATAATAGATGGGGGTGTGATCAGAAcaatgagaacaaaaattgtgCTGACCGTAGTGTTAGTCATGAAGCAGTTGAGAGGAATGAGAAGGATGCAAATCTGTGGAATGAAGATAGTGTGGGTGCTCATGTGGATCTTCCTAAATTGAGAGATACTGAAAAATGGCTTGGTGACATGTCTCCTGATTGGAATTACACGGTGCAATCCTCCAACCATGTTGGGAAACAAGAGCATAGTCGCATTACTCGAGGTTCAGAACCTTCCACTCAGGTGCATGGTGCTGCTTCAATTATTGAACCAATGGTAGCTGAAAGATCTGATTTTCTGCAGAACAAGGATGTAAGGGTAGATGGAGTTATTTCCGTGCCATATGACAATAGGACTGCCATTGAAGAACCTTGTAGTTTTCGTAATAACCTAAATGTTACTGCAAATATCATGGCCCGCCAAAGCTTTGACCACAGTGGCCAGAGTTCAAgtgcttttcctttttctggaTTAAGCACAATTGGGCAAAGTAAAAACCTAATCCCATGCGGAGGAGTTGTAAAAAGTCCACAAGATACACTGTCCCCAGAGAGTAAATCTGTGACCAAGTTAGATATAGGGGATGCAAAAACTTCACTAGTTGATGGAATTCCTCAAGTTCCAAATTTGGTAGGTGGTAAAGAACTTACGGAACTTACCAATCTTTCTGCTTCTTTGGCTCAGTTACTTGGAAATCAGCAGCAACTTCCACAGATTTATGCTGCTTTAAATTCTCATAATGCACCTCTCCTTCCCAAATCAGAAGGATCCACTGAGCAGCTTTTGGCAGCAGCTATTCAGCGCGATCCAATGGTGGTATCTCATAAGCCGTATGATCCTATGTGTGATAGCATAGAACATAGAATTAGTAACAATCAAATGTGTCTTTTGCCAAATAGTGCCGGAAACACAAGCATTGATGGAAAAGTAGAGAACCTGTCAAATGTTGTATCTCCATCGTCTTTACCTAGTGGAGCAAATGTAAACAATTATCAACAGACTAATAATCCACTAGAAGAACCTACACTTAAGGATCACCAATTAAGTCAACATGGTGCAAAGTCTGAGGTTGTCAAGGGAAATGGTGCACTTGGGGCCGAGGAAAGCAAGAGCGCGCAGGAAGAGAATAATTCCCCAGAGAATGGTCCCATGGAGGTCACAGGGGGCAAGAAACTCAAGGAAGTGAAGGGGAGCCGTGCATTTAGATTTGCGCTTGTGGAAAACGTCAAGGAGCTTTTAAAACCCTCATGGAAAGAAGGTCAAGTCAGCAAAGATGCTTACAAAACGATAGTGAAGAAGGTGGTTGATAAAGTGACCAGTACCATGCAGGGGGCTAATATTCCCCAGACACAAGAGAAGATTGACCATTATCTATCATTTTCAAAACCGAAGCTTACTAAACTTGTACAG GCATATGTAGAAAAAATGCAGAAGGGTTAA
- the LOC137720569 gene encoding zinc finger CCCH domain-containing protein 38-like isoform X1, which translates to MSRSNRKRSSKWDLVEGPQFEDANMQDNGWMGKAGRAFHHKESGRDWLSPETNDLHRPKHDLDLPSREPLPGSRGSHKNESINKGCNRYMNDSMVWDGDGNCSTRMSPGLDEWREHRSRSPKSGWRRSLRGRSRSRSRSRSKSQSWSRSPDRGYRRESLFLDRNRGRPGISAPLCKDFMTGRCRRGSDCQFLHEGNSNYDDSWESRHRKRDASRYSTPPDTKYYPLKSERYSVYCSDFAKGKCQRGSTCKFDHHRASDGFSKGSTNENTRERENERRNRDTSTERGAERVPHRSSDIPCKFFAAGNCRNKKNCRFSHHIQARASPERKSQDGRWGPGHSLNDAGPAWSGPKWSDTGTLSDAAMLTVDNRNIGVPEVRSSAWSVDDNRWGCDQNNENKNCADRSVSHEAVERNEKDANLWNEDSVGAHVDLPKLRDTEKWLGDMSPDWNYTVQSSNHVGKQEHSRITRGSEPSTQVHGAASIIEPMVAERSDFLQNKDVRVDGVISVPYDNRTAIEEPCSFRNNLNVTANIMARQSFDHSGQSSSAFPFSGLSTIGQSKNLIPCGGVVKSPQDTLSPESKSVTKLDIGDAKTSLVDGIPQVPNLVGGKELTELTNLSASLAQLLGNQQQLPQIYAALNSHNAPLLPKSEGSTEQLLAAAIQRDPMVVSHKPYDPMCDSIEHRISNNQMCLLPNSAGNTSIDGKVENLSNVVSPSSLPSGANVNNYQQTNNPLEEPTLKDHQLSQHGAKSEVVKGNGALGAEESKSAQEENNSPENGPMEVTGGKKLKEVKGSRAFRFALVENVKELLKPSWKEGQVSKDAYKTIVKKVVDKVTSTMQGANIPQTQEKIDHYLSFSKPKLTKLVQAYVEKMQKG; encoded by the exons ATGAGTAGAAGCAACAGAAAACGGTCTTCTAAATGGGATTTGGTAGAAGGGCCTCAATTTGAAGATGCAAATATGCAGGACAACGGTTGGATGGGAAAGGCAGGTAGGGCATTTCATCATAAGGAATCTGGACGTGACTGGCTTTCTCCAGAGACAAATGATCTGCACAGACCTAAGCATGATTTGGATTTGCCATCCAGGGAACCTTTGCCCGGAAGCAGAGGCTCACATAAAAATGAGAGTATCAATAAGGGATGCAATAGATACATGAATGACTCTATGGTGTGGGATGGAGATGGAAATTGCAGCACAAGGATGTCTCCTGGTCTTGATGAGTGGAGAGAACATCGCAGTCGGTCCCCAAAAAGTGGTTGGAGAAGGTCACTGAG AGGTAGGAGTAGAAGTAGAAGCAGGAGCAGGAGTAAGAGCCAGAGCTGGAGTAGGAGCCCTGATCGTGGTTATAGGCGGGAATCACTTTTCCTTGACAGAAATAGAGGCAGGCCAGGAATTTCAGCTCCATTGTGCAAAGATTTTATGACTGGGAGATGCAGGAGGGGTAGTGATTGCCAATTTCTTCATGAGGGTAATTCCAATTATGATGATAGCTGGGAAAGTCGACACAGGAAACGTGATGCTTCGAGATACTCTACCCCTCCTGATACCAAGTACTACCCATTAAAAAGTGAAAGATATTCTGTGTATTGTAGTGATTTTGCAAAAGGGAAGTGCCAGAGGGGGTCAACTTGCAAGTTCGATCACCATCGTGCTTCTGATGGATTCAGTAAAGGTTCTACAAATGAGAATACTAGAGAAAGGGAAAATGAAAGAAGGAACAGAGATACTTCTACAGAGCGAGGTGCCGAGCGTGTACCGCACAGGAGTAGTGATATTCCTTGCAAATTTTTTGCTGCTGGAAATTGTCGTAATAAAAAGAATTGTCGGTTTTCTCATCATATTCAAGCTCGTGCAAGTCCTGAAAGAAAGTCACAGGATGGCAGGTGGGGCCCAGGTCACAGTTTAAACGATGCAGGCCCAGCATGGAGTGGTCCAAAATGGAGTGATACTGGGACTCTGTCAGATGCCGCAATGTTGACTGTAGATAACAGAAATATTGGTGTTCCAGAGGTAAGGTCTAGTGCTTGGTCTGTAGATGATAATAGATGGGGGTGTGATCAGAAcaatgagaacaaaaattgtgCTGACCGTAGTGTTAGTCATGAAGCAGTTGAGAGGAATGAGAAGGATGCAAATCTGTGGAATGAAGATAGTGTGGGTGCTCATGTGGATCTTCCTAAATTGAGAGATACTGAAAAATGGCTTGGTGACATGTCTCCTGATTGGAATTACACGGTGCAATCCTCCAACCATGTTGGGAAACAAGAGCATAGTCGCATTACTCGAGGTTCAGAACCTTCCACTCAGGTGCATGGTGCTGCTTCAATTATTGAACCAATGGTAGCTGAAAGATCTGATTTTCTGCAGAACAAGGATGTAAGGGTAGATGGAGTTATTTCCGTGCCATATGACAATAGGACTGCCATTGAAGAACCTTGTAGTTTTCGTAATAACCTAAATGTTACTGCAAATATCATGGCCCGCCAAAGCTTTGACCACAGTGGCCAGAGTTCAAgtgcttttcctttttctggaTTAAGCACAATTGGGCAAAGTAAAAACCTAATCCCATGCGGAGGAGTTGTAAAAAGTCCACAAGATACACTGTCCCCAGAGAGTAAATCTGTGACCAAGTTAGATATAGGGGATGCAAAAACTTCACTAGTTGATGGAATTCCTCAAGTTCCAAATTTGGTAGGTGGTAAAGAACTTACGGAACTTACCAATCTTTCTGCTTCTTTGGCTCAGTTACTTGGAAATCAGCAGCAACTTCCACAGATTTATGCTGCTTTAAATTCTCATAATGCACCTCTCCTTCCCAAATCAGAAGGATCCACTGAGCAGCTTTTGGCAGCAGCTATTCAGCGCGATCCAATGGTGGTATCTCATAAGCCGTATGATCCTATGTGTGATAGCATAGAACATAGAATTAGTAACAATCAAATGTGTCTTTTGCCAAATAGTGCCGGAAACACAAGCATTGATGGAAAAGTAGAGAACCTGTCAAATGTTGTATCTCCATCGTCTTTACCTAGTGGAGCAAATGTAAACAATTATCAACAGACTAATAATCCACTAGAAGAACCTACACTTAAGGATCACCAATTAAGTCAACATGGTGCAAAGTCTGAGGTTGTCAAGGGAAATGGTGCACTTGGGGCCGAGGAAAGCAAGAGCGCGCAGGAAGAGAATAATTCCCCAGAGAATGGTCCCATGGAGGTCACAGGGGGCAAGAAACTCAAGGAAGTGAAGGGGAGCCGTGCATTTAGATTTGCGCTTGTGGAAAACGTCAAGGAGCTTTTAAAACCCTCATGGAAAGAAGGTCAAGTCAGCAAAGATGCTTACAAAACGATAGTGAAGAAGGTGGTTGATAAAGTGACCAGTACCATGCAGGGGGCTAATATTCCCCAGACACAAGAGAAGATTGACCATTATCTATCATTTTCAAAACCGAAGCTTACTAAACTTGTACAG GCATATGTAGAAAAAATGCAGAAGGGTTAA
- the LOC137720569 gene encoding zinc finger CCCH domain-containing protein 38-like isoform X2: protein MSRSNRKRSSKWDLVEGPQFEDANMQDNGWMGKAGRAFHHKESGRDWLSPETNDLHRPKHDLDLPSREPLPGSRGSHKNESINKGCNRYMNDSMVWDGDGNCSTRMSPGLDEWREHRSRSPKSGWRRSLRSRSRSRSRSKSQSWSRSPDRGYRRESLFLDRNRGRPGISAPLCKDFMTGRCRRGSDCQFLHEGNSNYDDSWESRHRKRDASRYSTPPDTKYYPLKSERYSVYCSDFAKGKCQRGSTCKFDHHRASDGFSKGSTNENTRERENERRNRDTSTERGAERVPHRSSDIPCKFFAAGNCRNKKNCRFSHHIQARASPERKSQDGRWGPGHSLNDAGPAWSGPKWSDTGTLSDAAMLTVDNRNIGVPEVRSSAWSVDDNRWGCDQNNENKNCADRSVSHEAVERNEKDANLWNEDSVGAHVDLPKLRDTEKWLGDMSPDWNYTVQSSNHVGKQEHSRITRGSEPSTQVHGAASIIEPMVAERSDFLQNKDVRVDGVISVPYDNRTAIEEPCSFRNNLNVTANIMARQSFDHSGQSSSAFPFSGLSTIGQSKNLIPCGGVVKSPQDTLSPESKSVTKLDIGDAKTSLVDGIPQVPNLVGGKELTELTNLSASLAQLLGNQQQLPQIYAALNSHNAPLLPKSEGSTEQLLAAAIQRDPMVVSHKPYDPMCDSIEHRISNNQMCLLPNSAGNTSIDGKVENLSNVVSPSSLPSGANVNNYQQTNNPLEEPTLKDHQLSQHGAKSEVVKGNGALGAEESKSAQEENNSPENGPMEVTGGKKLKEVKGSRAFRFALVENVKELLKPSWKEGQVSKDAYKTIVKKVVDKVTSTMQGANIPQTQEKIDHYLSFSKPKLTKLVQAYVEKMQKG from the exons ATGAGTAGAAGCAACAGAAAACGGTCTTCTAAATGGGATTTGGTAGAAGGGCCTCAATTTGAAGATGCAAATATGCAGGACAACGGTTGGATGGGAAAGGCAGGTAGGGCATTTCATCATAAGGAATCTGGACGTGACTGGCTTTCTCCAGAGACAAATGATCTGCACAGACCTAAGCATGATTTGGATTTGCCATCCAGGGAACCTTTGCCCGGAAGCAGAGGCTCACATAAAAATGAGAGTATCAATAAGGGATGCAATAGATACATGAATGACTCTATGGTGTGGGATGGAGATGGAAATTGCAGCACAAGGATGTCTCCTGGTCTTGATGAGTGGAGAGAACATCGCAGTCGGTCCCCAAAAAGTGGTTGGAGAAGGTCACTGAG GAGTAGAAGTAGAAGCAGGAGCAGGAGTAAGAGCCAGAGCTGGAGTAGGAGCCCTGATCGTGGTTATAGGCGGGAATCACTTTTCCTTGACAGAAATAGAGGCAGGCCAGGAATTTCAGCTCCATTGTGCAAAGATTTTATGACTGGGAGATGCAGGAGGGGTAGTGATTGCCAATTTCTTCATGAGGGTAATTCCAATTATGATGATAGCTGGGAAAGTCGACACAGGAAACGTGATGCTTCGAGATACTCTACCCCTCCTGATACCAAGTACTACCCATTAAAAAGTGAAAGATATTCTGTGTATTGTAGTGATTTTGCAAAAGGGAAGTGCCAGAGGGGGTCAACTTGCAAGTTCGATCACCATCGTGCTTCTGATGGATTCAGTAAAGGTTCTACAAATGAGAATACTAGAGAAAGGGAAAATGAAAGAAGGAACAGAGATACTTCTACAGAGCGAGGTGCCGAGCGTGTACCGCACAGGAGTAGTGATATTCCTTGCAAATTTTTTGCTGCTGGAAATTGTCGTAATAAAAAGAATTGTCGGTTTTCTCATCATATTCAAGCTCGTGCAAGTCCTGAAAGAAAGTCACAGGATGGCAGGTGGGGCCCAGGTCACAGTTTAAACGATGCAGGCCCAGCATGGAGTGGTCCAAAATGGAGTGATACTGGGACTCTGTCAGATGCCGCAATGTTGACTGTAGATAACAGAAATATTGGTGTTCCAGAGGTAAGGTCTAGTGCTTGGTCTGTAGATGATAATAGATGGGGGTGTGATCAGAAcaatgagaacaaaaattgtgCTGACCGTAGTGTTAGTCATGAAGCAGTTGAGAGGAATGAGAAGGATGCAAATCTGTGGAATGAAGATAGTGTGGGTGCTCATGTGGATCTTCCTAAATTGAGAGATACTGAAAAATGGCTTGGTGACATGTCTCCTGATTGGAATTACACGGTGCAATCCTCCAACCATGTTGGGAAACAAGAGCATAGTCGCATTACTCGAGGTTCAGAACCTTCCACTCAGGTGCATGGTGCTGCTTCAATTATTGAACCAATGGTAGCTGAAAGATCTGATTTTCTGCAGAACAAGGATGTAAGGGTAGATGGAGTTATTTCCGTGCCATATGACAATAGGACTGCCATTGAAGAACCTTGTAGTTTTCGTAATAACCTAAATGTTACTGCAAATATCATGGCCCGCCAAAGCTTTGACCACAGTGGCCAGAGTTCAAgtgcttttcctttttctggaTTAAGCACAATTGGGCAAAGTAAAAACCTAATCCCATGCGGAGGAGTTGTAAAAAGTCCACAAGATACACTGTCCCCAGAGAGTAAATCTGTGACCAAGTTAGATATAGGGGATGCAAAAACTTCACTAGTTGATGGAATTCCTCAAGTTCCAAATTTGGTAGGTGGTAAAGAACTTACGGAACTTACCAATCTTTCTGCTTCTTTGGCTCAGTTACTTGGAAATCAGCAGCAACTTCCACAGATTTATGCTGCTTTAAATTCTCATAATGCACCTCTCCTTCCCAAATCAGAAGGATCCACTGAGCAGCTTTTGGCAGCAGCTATTCAGCGCGATCCAATGGTGGTATCTCATAAGCCGTATGATCCTATGTGTGATAGCATAGAACATAGAATTAGTAACAATCAAATGTGTCTTTTGCCAAATAGTGCCGGAAACACAAGCATTGATGGAAAAGTAGAGAACCTGTCAAATGTTGTATCTCCATCGTCTTTACCTAGTGGAGCAAATGTAAACAATTATCAACAGACTAATAATCCACTAGAAGAACCTACACTTAAGGATCACCAATTAAGTCAACATGGTGCAAAGTCTGAGGTTGTCAAGGGAAATGGTGCACTTGGGGCCGAGGAAAGCAAGAGCGCGCAGGAAGAGAATAATTCCCCAGAGAATGGTCCCATGGAGGTCACAGGGGGCAAGAAACTCAAGGAAGTGAAGGGGAGCCGTGCATTTAGATTTGCGCTTGTGGAAAACGTCAAGGAGCTTTTAAAACCCTCATGGAAAGAAGGTCAAGTCAGCAAAGATGCTTACAAAACGATAGTGAAGAAGGTGGTTGATAAAGTGACCAGTACCATGCAGGGGGCTAATATTCCCCAGACACAAGAGAAGATTGACCATTATCTATCATTTTCAAAACCGAAGCTTACTAAACTTGTACAG GCATATGTAGAAAAAATGCAGAAGGGTTAA
- the LOC137719499 gene encoding probable calcium-binding protein CML18 has translation MEEEQMAQLREIFRSFDGNKDGSLTEPELGSLLLSLGLKPSHQQLQALIRRSDTNHNGLVGFSEFVALMRPDLNGLLQDDARCPCSYSDDQLRQMFSMFDRDANGYISPAELAHSMAKLGHPLTVQELFGMMNEADTDRDGRIDFHEFSRAITSAAFLNINA, from the coding sequence ATGGAGGAGGAGCAGATGGCACAGCTGCGCGAGATCTTCCGATCGTTTGACGGCAACAAAGACGGCAGCTTGACCGAGCCGGAGTTGGGGTCACTGCTGCTGTCGCTTGGGCTGAAGCCGAGCCATCAGCAGCTGCAGGCTCTGATTCGAAGGTCGGATACCAACCACAACGGATTGGTCGGGTTCTCGGAGTTCGTGGCGCTGATGAGGCCGGACCTCAACGGACTCTTACAAGACGACGCCAGGTGCCCGTGTTCGTACAGTGACGATCAGTTGAGGCAGATGTTCAGCATGTTCGACAGGGACGCCAACGGGTACATCAGCCCGGCGGAACTGGCCCACTCGATGGCCAAGCTGGGCCACCCACTCACGGTTCAGGAGTTGTTCGGCATGATGAACGAGGCGGATACCGACCGCGATGGCCGTATCGATTTTCACGAGTTTTCCAGGGCCATCACCTCAGCCGCTTTCCTTAATATCAATGCTTAA